One window of the Thermomicrobiales bacterium genome contains the following:
- a CDS encoding Maf family protein has protein sequence MPESARCLVLASGSPRRLELLGQVVERFEVMVSGAEELIDTSLTPAENVLAIARAKADAVAQGAGSCLILAADTDVVLDGDILGKPRDAGDAAHMFRRLRGRSHEVYTAVVVLDPLTGESWDEVVRSEVRIRDLGDDEIEAYVATGEPLDKAGGYAIQGEAATMVEGIVGCYSNVVGLPICASVRLLELAGFRPRADAVCLSPYAGNAAHP, from the coding sequence ATGCCCGAATCCGCCCGTTGCCTGGTGCTTGCTTCTGGATCGCCGCGCAGGCTCGAACTGCTCGGGCAAGTTGTCGAACGGTTCGAGGTCATGGTCAGCGGTGCGGAAGAACTGATCGACACCTCACTGACGCCTGCTGAAAATGTGCTCGCCATCGCTCGCGCCAAGGCCGATGCCGTGGCGCAAGGCGCAGGCAGCTGCCTGATCCTGGCGGCGGATACCGATGTGGTGCTTGACGGCGACATCTTGGGGAAACCGCGCGACGCCGGGGACGCGGCGCATATGTTCCGCCGGCTGCGTGGGCGATCGCACGAGGTCTACACCGCGGTCGTGGTCCTCGATCCGCTGACCGGCGAGTCGTGGGACGAGGTTGTGCGCAGCGAGGTGCGCATCCGGGATCTGGGCGACGATGAAATCGAGGCATATGTCGCCACCGGTGAGCCGCTCGACAAGGCTGGCGGATATGCCATTCAGGGCGAAGCCGCAACTATGGTGGAAGGGATCGTTGGGTGCTACAGCAACGTGGTTGGCCTCCCGATCTGCGCGTCGGTGCGGCTCCTCGAGTTGGCGGGGTTTCGACCCAGAGCAGATGCCGTTTGTCTCAGCCCATACGCGGGCAATGCGGCCCACCCCTGA
- a CDS encoding sugar phosphate nucleotidyltransferase → MHRDFYTVIPAGGAGTRLWPLSRAARPKFLLPLIGDKSLLQLTAERVAPFSPPDRIFTVSGSAHLAAIARQLPDIPESNLLVEPGMRGTGNAIALAALLIAQRDPHAVMGSFAADHKIANTDEFHRALATAIRSAEAGYLTTIGIEPSHPETGYGYIERTDDLALPGGYFARRFVEKPDLETAQRFLDSGRYLWNASMFVWRIDVFLREFERAQPDLLRALQRIAACWGDPERADEIERAWLDLPVTTIDHGLMEHVDEFVVVPVDMGWSDIGDWNGFAELLATDEDENCFHGSVVASGVRECIVWSQRDRPVALVGVSNLAVIDLEDTLMIVDRASAQDVRAIVSKMERERPDLT, encoded by the coding sequence ATGCACCGAGATTTCTATACCGTTATCCCCGCAGGGGGCGCGGGCACACGCCTGTGGCCGCTTAGCCGCGCCGCACGCCCGAAGTTCTTGCTCCCGCTGATTGGCGACAAGTCGCTGCTGCAGCTTACCGCCGAGCGGGTCGCGCCATTTTCGCCGCCAGATCGCATCTTCACCGTTTCCGGTTCAGCGCACCTGGCTGCAATCGCCCGGCAGCTTCCGGACATTCCCGAATCGAATCTGCTCGTCGAACCGGGAATGCGCGGCACTGGCAATGCCATCGCGCTGGCAGCGCTGCTGATCGCCCAACGCGACCCGCACGCGGTGATGGGAAGCTTCGCCGCGGATCACAAGATCGCGAATACGGACGAGTTCCATCGAGCGCTGGCGACCGCGATCCGTTCGGCAGAAGCCGGATACTTGACCACGATCGGAATCGAGCCGAGTCATCCCGAAACGGGATATGGCTACATCGAGCGCACGGACGACCTGGCCCTGCCGGGCGGGTACTTCGCGCGGCGCTTCGTCGAGAAGCCCGATCTGGAAACCGCGCAACGTTTCCTGGACTCTGGCCGCTATCTATGGAACGCCAGCATGTTCGTCTGGCGAATCGATGTCTTTCTGCGCGAGTTCGAGCGGGCGCAACCAGATCTCCTCCGCGCGCTGCAGCGGATAGCGGCATGCTGGGGAGACCCAGAACGGGCAGACGAGATCGAGCGCGCATGGCTCGACCTGCCAGTGACCACCATCGATCACGGTCTGATGGAGCATGTGGACGAGTTCGTCGTGGTCCCGGTGGACATGGGCTGGTCAGATATTGGCGACTGGAACGGATTCGCCGAATTGCTGGCCACCGACGAGGACGAGAACTGCTTCCACGGGAGTGTCGTCGCGAGCGGCGTCCGGGAGTGTATCGTCTGGTCGCAACGCGACCGGCCGGTGGCGCTCGTGGGGGTAAGCAATCTGGCGGTGATCGATTTGGAAGACACGCTCATGATCGTCGACCGGGCCAGTGCCCAGGATGTGCGTGCGATCGTGTCCAAAATGGAGCGGGAACGTCCCGACCTGACATGA